The Sus scrofa isolate TJ Tabasco breed Duroc chromosome X, Sscrofa11.1, whole genome shotgun sequence genome has a segment encoding these proteins:
- the FAAH2 gene encoding fatty-acid amide hydrolase 2 isoform X2, giving the protein MCWGTTWNDCLEYTYWSCVAWTTWNKGDKTAVLQKGTAPPDCQTKACNPVNFTIFNSSEPKWKEGFKISIRIDGRGLDPGAVLHFQRITFALQAASHSIFHSFYEEIRNTPPPIPATTKNLFLALAETIVQTLKVSSCYVCRGTNTGDHWPWQARELDPLELHNETAYPQLTNGVWLLRTAIIGRNCLVRRVGWFNVSVKSLTCLGLRYYNLTAQKTQWWSSSNRSEPKPNPLSNFSHLRQAWEDISTNIQWRAPKGLYWICGKMAYSILPQNWAGACVLGTIRPSFFLLPLSLGEQLGVPIYRVQGAQRDRRALQIGN; this is encoded by the coding sequence ATGTGCTGGGGGACCACCTGGAACGATTGTCTGGAATACACTTACTGGAGCTGTGTGGCCTGGACAACCTGGAATAAGGGAGACAAAACAGCTGTCCTTCAAAAGGGTACAGCCCCTCCAGACTGCCAGACTAAAGCTTGTAACCCagttaatttcactattttcaattccagtgagcccaaatggaaggagggtttcaaaataagcattcgCATTGACGGAAGAGGCCTTGACCCTGGAGCTGtgctacatttccagagaatcacgTTTGCactccaagctgcctctcacagcatctttcattccttttatgaagaaataagaaacaccccacctcccattccggccacaactaagaacttgttcttagccctggcagaaactattgtacaaactctcaaggtctcctcttgttatGTATGCAGGGGAACAaacacaggagaccactggccttggcaagccAGAGAACTGGACCCATTAGAGCTTCATAATGAGACTGCATACCCCCAACTCACCAATGGGGTATGGCTCCTCAGAACTGCTATTATAGGGAGAAATTGTCTTGTGAGGCGGGTAGGATGGTTTAATGTTTCAGTTAAAAGCCTAACGTGTTTAGGCCTAAGGTATTATAATCTGACTGCCCAAAAGACTCAATGGTGGTCATCCTCCAATCGCTCAGAGCCCAAGCCTAATCCCTTGTCTAACTTTTCCCACCTTCGACAAGCATGGGAAGATATCAGTACTAATATCCAGTGGCGGGCACCAAAGGGATTATATTGGATTTGTGGAAAAATGGCCTATTCCATACTCCCCCAAAATTGGGCTGGGGCATGTGTACTGGGAAcaatcagaccttccttcttcctgctcccactgTCACTAGGGGAGCAACTGGGGGTTCCTATATATAGGGTacagggtgcccagagagacCGGAGGGCTCTCCAAATTGGAAACTGA